One stretch of Corynebacterium imitans DNA includes these proteins:
- a CDS encoding cutinase family protein — MRKGRNAFIVAAVLVVLGVIGLGIYQWQTTENSGSPLSPIPGQDDGAETSAQAPAEPDWCPAVEFVSVPGTWESSADDDPFNPQANPKSFMLSITQPLQQAYDINHVRVFTVPYTAQFRNIQTERGRREMTYDASRAEGKAKLNGELAHVATTCPSTKFIIAGFSQGAVIVGDVANEIGTGANAVPPERLLGAVMIADGRRENGVGVNPGVPLQGVGAEIALQPLQFVVDGATPGATMTGARPGGFGEVADRTFEICAPADAVCDAPSRVGNALERAQELVMANGNHAMYATNPDVIPGTTTPQWTVEWARTTIDSL; from the coding sequence ATGCGCAAAGGGCGCAACGCGTTTATTGTTGCTGCCGTGCTCGTCGTCCTCGGGGTGATCGGGCTGGGCATCTACCAGTGGCAGACTACTGAGAACTCCGGCTCCCCGCTCTCCCCGATCCCGGGGCAAGACGACGGGGCAGAGACGAGCGCGCAGGCACCGGCCGAGCCGGATTGGTGCCCGGCGGTGGAGTTCGTCTCGGTGCCGGGGACCTGGGAGTCTTCGGCGGACGATGACCCGTTCAACCCCCAGGCCAACCCGAAGAGCTTCATGCTCTCTATTACGCAGCCGCTGCAGCAGGCCTACGACATCAACCACGTGCGCGTCTTTACCGTGCCGTACACCGCGCAGTTCCGGAATATCCAGACTGAGCGCGGGCGTCGCGAGATGACCTACGATGCTTCGCGCGCTGAGGGCAAGGCCAAGCTCAATGGGGAGCTCGCGCACGTGGCGACAACGTGCCCGAGCACGAAGTTCATCATCGCGGGCTTCAGCCAGGGCGCGGTGATCGTCGGCGATGTGGCCAATGAGATCGGCACCGGCGCGAACGCGGTGCCGCCGGAGCGCCTGCTGGGGGCGGTGATGATTGCCGACGGTCGCCGTGAGAACGGCGTCGGCGTCAACCCGGGCGTGCCACTGCAGGGCGTGGGTGCGGAGATCGCGCTGCAGCCGTTGCAATTTGTGGTGGACGGGGCGACCCCGGGGGCGACGATGACGGGGGCGCGGCCGGGCGGCTTCGGCGAGGTGGCGGACCGTACCTTTGAGATCTGCGCGCCTGCTGACGCGGTGTGCGATGCGCCCTCGCGTGTGGGCAATGCTTTGGAGCGGGCCCAGGAGTTGGTAATGGCGAACGGGAATCATGCGATGTATGCCACAAACCCGGATGTGATTCCGGGCACGACCACTCCACAGTGGACGGTGGAGTGGGCACGCACTACTATAGATTCTTTGTAG
- a CDS encoding DUF732 domain-containing protein has product MKRLKAALCLTTLACTLTACSGSTTVEGDDVTPAESVTSETSAAKDAGSEASTSESTRSSALPANTAPRDQPAQEVTVAPEQSSGFSPEEEAYLQQLSERGLNIEGVEDQLTATGRTVCADDTVTRDAVAGQLVEQRRTDMDPAALGTLIADTARANLC; this is encoded by the coding sequence ATGAAACGCCTGAAGGCTGCGCTTTGCTTGACGACGCTCGCGTGCACGCTCACCGCCTGCTCCGGCTCCACCACCGTCGAGGGTGACGACGTCACGCCGGCGGAATCGGTGACGTCGGAGACGTCGGCAGCGAAGGATGCGGGCTCGGAGGCGTCGACAAGCGAAAGCACACGCAGCTCCGCTCTACCGGCGAACACCGCCCCGCGCGACCAACCTGCGCAAGAGGTGACGGTCGCGCCGGAGCAGTCCTCGGGCTTTAGCCCGGAGGAAGAGGCGTACTTGCAGCAGCTCAGCGAGCGCGGGCTGAACATTGAGGGAGTTGAGGATCAACTCACAGCGACGGGGCGTACCGTATGCGCGGACGATACTGTCACGCGCGACGCGGTTGCCGGCCAGCTCGTGGAGCAGCGGCGCACCGATATGGACCCCGCTGCCCTGGGCACGCTGATTGCGGACACCGCGCGCGCGAACCTCTGTTAA
- a CDS encoding alpha/beta hydrolase-fold protein, which translates to MREHRSPKMWQRAARTAAVPTAMLMIASTLPAVAPQAQAQLSSSGSSTFGDSRGLSDAIRPKDPPKRTPIEVDEHPEIPGLPDGVSVDRIEWLTNRRVAVFIKSAAMPDELVQVQILLARDWHSNPEAKFPEVWALDGLRARDDENGWTIETNIEQFYADKNVNVILPVGGESSFYSDWQRPNNGKHYKWETFLTKELVPILHNRFRANGKRALTGISMGGTAAVNLAERNPHLFNFVGSFSGYLDTTTTGMPTAIKAAQLDAGGYDAEAMWGPLGSQDWIDHDPKLGIENLKGMTVYVSSGSGRDDFGQPESVAKGAANPAGVGLEVISRLSTQTFVDYASRTNVKPIVKFRPSGVHSWEYWQFEMTQAWPYIANSLEVAEADRGADCTPVGAIAEVTKSGVIGTCVNNEYDAGKDTKGKAQDFRGGTAFWSPETGAHALFGAILAKYSGLGGAQGWLGFPTTGEITAPDGKGRFVHFEHGSIYWTAETGAYAIPGDMFKAWGKNGYETGDLKYPVAEATKVGKGYVQQFQGGYLTRNPDGSHHIVHGAIGKKYGELGTATSALGYPTGGEIAIKGGFFQPFENGNIYWSAGTGAHVIYYGDIFDEWGKRGYEQGELGWPVSDMKDIRAGGLTIDFQHGTLEQVNGVVVKR; encoded by the coding sequence ATGCGCGAACACCGTTCCCCCAAGATGTGGCAGCGTGCCGCCCGCACGGCGGCAGTGCCCACCGCGATGCTCATGATCGCATCGACGCTCCCCGCCGTGGCACCGCAGGCTCAAGCACAGCTGAGCAGCAGTGGCAGCAGCACCTTCGGCGATTCCCGCGGCCTGTCGGACGCGATCCGCCCGAAGGACCCGCCGAAGCGCACGCCGATCGAGGTGGATGAGCACCCCGAGATCCCGGGCCTGCCCGATGGCGTGAGCGTGGACCGCATCGAGTGGTTGACCAACCGCCGCGTCGCCGTCTTTATCAAGTCCGCAGCAATGCCGGACGAGCTGGTCCAGGTGCAGATCCTCCTGGCTCGCGACTGGCACTCCAACCCCGAGGCGAAGTTCCCGGAGGTGTGGGCGCTCGACGGTCTGCGTGCCCGCGACGACGAGAACGGCTGGACCATCGAGACCAACATCGAGCAGTTCTACGCGGACAAGAACGTCAACGTCATCCTGCCGGTGGGCGGCGAGTCCTCCTTCTACTCGGATTGGCAGCGCCCGAACAACGGCAAGCACTACAAGTGGGAGACCTTCCTGACCAAGGAGCTCGTGCCGATTCTGCACAACCGCTTCCGCGCCAACGGTAAGCGCGCGCTGACCGGCATCTCCATGGGCGGTACCGCCGCGGTGAACCTGGCGGAGCGCAACCCGCACCTGTTCAACTTCGTCGGCTCGTTCTCCGGTTACCTGGACACCACCACGACCGGCATGCCGACCGCGATCAAGGCGGCGCAGCTGGACGCGGGTGGCTACGACGCCGAGGCGATGTGGGGCCCGCTGGGCTCGCAGGACTGGATCGACCACGACCCGAAGCTGGGCATCGAGAACCTGAAGGGCATGACTGTCTACGTCTCCTCCGGCTCGGGCCGTGACGACTTTGGTCAGCCGGAGTCTGTGGCCAAGGGCGCGGCGAACCCGGCCGGTGTGGGCCTGGAGGTCATCTCTCGCCTGTCCACCCAGACCTTCGTGGACTACGCGAGCCGCACCAACGTCAAGCCGATCGTGAAGTTCCGTCCCTCGGGCGTGCACTCCTGGGAGTACTGGCAGTTCGAGATGACGCAGGCGTGGCCCTACATCGCTAACTCACTCGAGGTGGCCGAGGCAGACCGCGGCGCGGACTGCACCCCGGTCGGCGCGATCGCGGAGGTGACGAAGTCGGGCGTCATCGGCACGTGCGTGAATAACGAGTACGACGCGGGCAAGGATACAAAGGGCAAGGCCCAGGACTTCCGTGGCGGCACCGCCTTCTGGTCGCCGGAGACCGGCGCGCATGCGCTCTTCGGCGCGATCCTGGCCAAGTACTCGGGCCTGGGCGGTGCCCAGGGCTGGCTCGGCTTCCCCACCACGGGTGAGATCACCGCGCCGGACGGCAAGGGCCGCTTCGTGCACTTCGAGCACGGCTCGATCTATTGGACCGCGGAGACGGGTGCCTACGCCATCCCGGGCGACATGTTCAAGGCCTGGGGTAAGAACGGCTACGAGACCGGTGACCTGAAGTACCCGGTCGCGGAGGCCACCAAGGTAGGCAAGGGCTACGTACAGCAGTTCCAGGGCGGTTACCTCACCCGCAACCCGGACGGCTCGCACCACATCGTGCACGGCGCGATCGGCAAGAAGTACGGGGAGCTGGGCACCGCCACCTCGGCGCTGGGCTACCCGACGGGCGGCGAGATTGCCATCAAGGGTGGGTTCTTCCAGCCCTTTGAGAATGGCAACATCTACTGGTCCGCCGGCACCGGCGCGCACGTGATCTACTACGGCGACATCTTCGACGAGTGGGGCAAGCGCGGCTACGAGCAGGGCGAGCTGGGCTGGCCCGTCAGCGACATGAAGGACATCCGCGCAGGCGGACTCACCATTGACTTCCAGCACGGCACCTTGGAACAGGTCAATGGCGTGGTGGTGAAGCGATGA